Genomic window (Sphingobacteriales bacterium):
GCTTGATGTCGGCCAGTTTACGTCCTTCTTCACCTTGCTGCTGATGCGTGGAAATGGCATTCAGTGTGGCCACTGTTTTAACGCGTCCCAGATCGGTTGCCCGCCAGATCATCTTCAATCCGTCATAAAATCTTCGGGTATTGACAGAATCATAAGGATTATCTTCCTTTATTTCGGCAGCGAGCATGAAACCATACATATTCTCATCAGTATCAGCCAGTTTCATGTATTTTTTTGCAATGTCATAAGCCGGATAGCTTTTCAGACCGGGATAATAAACACGGCTTATTTTGGGATGATTTTCGAGAAATTCAGCTACCTGCATGGCTGTACGGCTCATCTGGGCTACCCGCATCCGTAGCGAACGGAGGTCGTTCAGGGTAAGAATAGCGTTCATCGGGCTTATGGCCGGGCCGTTGTCGCGGAATGGCCAGAATTTAGCCCATGTGGCAAAGTCAGCTTTCATTTCATCACTGCCCACTTTGCTGACGATGTTTTTTCTTGCAGCAAGCAGTCCGATAATGGAATGGCCGCTGGCAGCAATTACTTTCGAGGCTGATTGGATGACAATATCAGCGCCAAGGGTTAGTGGGCGGGTTAATGCAGGTGAGGCACAGGTG
Coding sequences:
- a CDS encoding O-acetylhomoserine aminocarboxypropyltransferase/cysteine synthase, with the translated sequence TCASPALTRPLTLGADIVIQSASKVIAASGHSIIGLLAARKNIVSKVGSDEMKADFATWAKFWPFRDNGPAISPMNAILTLNDLRSLRMRVAQMSRTAMQVAEFLENHPKISRVYYPGLKSYPAYDIAKKYMKLADTDENMYGFMLAAEIKEDNPYDSVNTRRFYDGLKMIWRATDLGRVKTVATLNAISTHQQQGEEGRKLADIKPCLCRISVGIEDPADIIADLSQSLDKI